The DNA sequence TGAATTTGAATGGAGACAGGACTTGATTTATGGAATACCACCCATGGGCGTGCTGGTGTGGTTTCTAGAAATCTCCAGGCCAAACTTACCTTAAAAAACACAGGGCTTTATCCACACCTTGCAAGACATTCAGAATGGCAGCATGAAGGCCTGTTATGGATGGGGCTAATGCAATCTTAAACTGAGTAGAACATGCTGCCTGAAAGAGGAGTAGGCTAGAAAATCTTCTATGTGTATATCCCAGCCTCTAACacagaaataagaaatgcaaatgcTTAAGCATTTAAAGTAAGGCTCTAAGTTCCTTGGCATGTGTTTAAAGTTCCCTAGAATGTTCTAAATTGAGGCTCTTTGGCCTCCCTGGGGTCTGAtgagagagtttaaggagagttcaTTTGCGGGGAGGGGTATTTTTATTCCTCCAAGCTGTATACTGCTCACTTCGCCCTGGGCCTCCATTGATTTCAGGTCATTAGCCATAGTGAAAGTCCCATCAAAGCACAGAACTTATGTAATTCTGTTTCAGGGGAGGAAGAAGATCAAGGGCAGCTCCTTGGCAGGCCTAGTCAATACTGTTACCAAGGTCACTCAGCCACTCGTGTCTCAGAGGCACTTCCAGGCTAAAACACtccctttgtgtttgttttacaGTAATAGTGGCATTTCCTCAAGTCCCcagaaaatatgtaattttcgCAGTGGCCAGCTCCATCAAATGTTATCAAGTTCAAGTTGAACTTAAATCTTACATCTACTTTTTCTTACAGCCTTGTCGACTAGGTAATTCTCTTTGGACTCATTGCTCACTGTGTCAGTTAGAAAACATACTTATTTTCACTGGTGCAAAAGAATCAAGAGATATGCAATCTATGAATGGGTTCTCTCAACTTTCCATTGTCCTTTGTAGACATCCTCAATTGGTCTTCTTGAAACATGGATGCTGGGTGTCAGCTATCAAGTCTAGGGTCCAAATGAGGAGAGGGTGAAGACACTAAATCAGCTCCTATAAAAAAGCTTTCATCAGATGGGCTACAATGGTGTCACTTAACACCATCCCAGCTGCAAAAATGATCGAGAAGCATAGTTgcaatgtctttttttgtttgttagttggTTTGTTTTAAACCTTAGCACACTATTGTTGCTATTAGGCATTTGCTAGTCAGGATGCAGCAGAAAAATGAGTACttgatgaaaaggaaaattttaaatatccatTTTACTACTTTGTTTTGGAGACAAGTTTGTGCACAACACTTGATCATGTTTGATGAACTGGTGGCAGGAAAAACagtgtttccttctctctctctctctcacagtcTGTTCAAGCACCCAGTGGAGCAGTGCTTAGTGCCACATTTTGTTTTCCCATCTAATTAACGCCaatgaataatttcatttttcgaGAGAAATAGATGGTATAAGGACAACATATTCAACCTACTTATCATTGTTGagcatttaaaatgagaaatgccATTTTGTACAGAGGCTTTTTGTAATGCCTACAGATGCAAGTAATTGTTCTTGCAGATATAGCTGCGCTACCTGCTGTCAAAAACCCATAAAAGTGGCTCACTCTGCTGAGTTTGCTCTAATTATAGGAGGCAGCATTCTGATGTTCAGCAAATAGAATTTGAACGATAGAGAACCTAACTTTATGCACAgacttttgtgggttttttaagATCTTTATTATGAAGTGATTCATTTTGGGTATCAAACTATGTTATAAAATCTCCCCAGAAAATTAGGAATGAATATTGCATGTGATTGCTGATCTGTGTACAAGGATTTAATTAtagagcacacacacaaaagaacataTTAATAGAATCGACGTCCCCTGTTCTGACACTGTCAAGGCACACTAGATGGACAGAATTCATGATGCACAGAATGGTGAAAAGAAACTAACTATGAATTAAAGCaacttaaaataaaagaagtggAGAATAATTGATTCTTCCTGTGACTTTTTTTCAATCTTGTAGATTGCAGTATTTTAATATAGCCAAGTAATTGCTGCTACAGAATCAAAATCtacactgtgtgtgtatgtaatttgaaaaatcaaatttgCATTTCTGAAGCAGTACAGAAAAATAGTGTATTAGTTAGATTTCTGATATTAAGCTTCAGGAAAATTTTTTAACTTGCGTGACCTGAACATATCTCTTTTTTGTAAAACAGTAGTAATGAAAGATTAGCACATGTGCATTTAAAAAGTAACCATACTGCTTTATGtagcagagagaaaagaagtaaagaaggcgggtggtggggggaggagggaggagaaaaagaagaaaataagaggaaaaagaagaaaagcatttaatatacctttgtattttacttttactGATAACTTGGACTGTGATTTAGGTCAGGTTACTTGGGAGTTTTAGTTCAAatggacagacagagagagagagagagagagaaagagagattttccagaaaaagcaaaaactatgtgtatgtaaataaaacaaataaaaactgtatCATATACTTATTGCCAGATCAATAGCAATGGAAAAAAACACCTGCAAATAATTCTGAATGCAGCTGATATATCTTCAATTTATAAAGTGACTGTTCACTCCTAGGTGATTGGGTTTGTGCTGAAGATAATCATAAGTTAGCATCTTTTCACATGGAAATAGAGCATACAAATGTATCTCATGTCCTAAAATTTAGGCACCCCCATAGCATTCACAATATTCATTTAATGTACATTAAAATTAGCTTACTTGTATAATAATTCACAAAATCATCCCATTCAATGATTTTTCCAGGTTCAACAAAGTGGTTTCTAAGCATTCACATCTCAAGTCATTAAAGGTACCATGGCGGGAAGTACACATAACTACTCTGGGCACAATAAATACTCCCCTCCCACATCGACAAAGATTCTACCTGTTATATAACTGCCAGTGTTGCAGTCTCTTAGGACACAAGAGAAGAACTTTTTCTCTCAAAGTGTCTGACGTTGCTTATAGCTGCTATCCATTTCTCAACCCATCTCTGTGACCCTAACccttttccacatccttgaaaaagGTGAAAGGTAGGTACAGGAAGTCCCCTTGACCAAGAACCTGGAAAGGTCACAGTTGCCTTATTTCTGCTCCTCATTGGTTGAGGTCAAACAAATTATATGGCAGAGAAATACTGCTCTAAATAATATTGTCAACTTCTCTTCTGCCACATGAGTTGGTGGGAAAATATTAGCTTCTAGCATTTCTAGCCCATTACCTGGGCAAGGGTAGTAAAAGAAGTCTGTGAATGTGGCATTGTCAATTTCTTTACACCCACTACCTCTGCCTGCTGATGCCAAGACACTATGAAAGGCAAATGGAGTGACCTGAACTAGCTGCTGGACTTGATAGTAGTGTGTCTTGGCATTATGGTACCGAATGCCTATCTTGTGTGTCTTGGTTAGATGATAGGATACATTATACAAGAAGCCactcatttttattatcaattcTATCGATGTAAAAAGTTATTCATTCTATCAAACATGAATGCCTACTATTATTTATTCCTGCATTTTGCCTTTATTCTCTATTACTGAATATCTCACCTCCAATGAAAGATATATGAGATAATGAAAGGAGACTGAATTTATCAATTAGGCTTCTCATAGTATAAATTTGctagcaaaaaaatttttaataatagaaaaCTACGAAAATTGTAGATTACCTTTTACCAAGTTGAACCTGCTCTACTTACTGTTATCACCATAAAACATAGCTATAACATTTTTTTAGAAGCTGTGTTTGCAACATCTTGCTTTCTGGTGATTAGCTGGAAAGTAAAATGATCAGGTGGTCCCCCTTCTTACACTGCAACACTACATCTGGGATTCTACAGAGATCCTATTTAAAGTCAGGACAGCTTTCTGATAAGGTGCTTCCTTACACTCATTGAGGGTAGAAGTGGTGGTCTCCTCTGGGTTTTCACAGCTGCTCACAATGGCAACTGCACTAAATGACTTTTGTCTGACATTGGTGTCTGATGTGCCAGATCCTCCTACAGGTGGTGCTTTTTCCATATTGAGGAGCTGTTGGTCTTTCCAGTCCAGTTGTTTGGCACTGCAAAAGGGGGCATAGACTTCTACACTTCCCTCAAACTGCAAACAATTCACTTTGTAATACTTTCTTTTCACTTCCAGAACATCATTAAACCTATGACCCCAAAGAATTTCTCGGGGAACATACGAACTTCTAGATTGATGGGATGTCCCAGTGGAATCACCAGTATAGATAAATGTCACCAAAATCTCAAAGTTATCTTTGGCCACTGCTTTGCGGTCAAGGGCATACAGAGGACTCTCATGGTCAATTTCATGAACAATAGTTACGGGAGTCACCAGGATGATCTGGTCATTGACCAGTTTGAGGTCCTTGAATGCCATCGTCATCCTCCCTTCACTGTCTTCTGTGTAACGGAGAAGTTGGGCTCTCACAGTTCCTTCAACCACATGGTTGGGTCGGAAATCACCAATGCGCCACATGAGGCATAGCTTCCCATCTCTCATACCTATGAGTGCAAAGTAGCTAAATCGGATGGTTTGGGCTCTCTTTCGAGCAGTTGCCATCTTGGCCAAGGCAGCTCCAATGATGAAGGTATTTATGATGCAACTTAGGATGGACTGAAGGATCACCATGAGCACTGCCACTGAGCACTCTTCAGTGACGCATCGGTAACCATACCCTATGGTGGTTTGAGTCTCAAGGGAGAATAAAAAAGCCGCTGTGAAAGAATGCACGTTGTCAACACAAGGTGTGATGTCTGGGTCATTTAAGAGATCCCCATGATGAAAGGCTATTAGCCAAAAAATAGAGCCAAATATCAACCAGGAGAGAatataagacaaagaaaatatcacaaacatATGGCGCCATTTGGTGTCCACCAGGGTGGTGAAAATGTCGACCACATAGCTCCCCCATTCtccaaaaatgtgcttgaaaTACACGTTACAGCTGCCATCTTTGTGAAGCAGACGCCTTCGTGCTCGTCTCTTCTCAGCTCTCACATGCTCTGGGGGATAGCCTGGGTATGTGGGGTCCACATTTACAAACTGATAGTTGCTGCCATGGTAGCTCATTCTTTCTTGTGCCTTGGGCATGCAGGTGAGTTCTGTGGCAGTAAGAGCTCTAAGTGTGTTACTGCTTCTCAGTTTGAGTTTTCAggtaaaatctaaaaaaaaaaagagaaaaagaaaattaaacacacaTTAGCTTTAGCTTTCAATTTCCACCTTCACAGCAGTTTGACAAATTGGGAGCAATCTATGCCATCTGAAATAACTAAGGCTTCATTTGAAGCATAGAGCCACTCAGTATTGATTACTCATTTCAGTTTAGAACTCAGCTCAGTCATTACAGGAAGAAAATATGCAATtagagaaaataacatttttatatatgcataaggCTTGAGTAAACACTATGATTATCCCAAATGATGCCTCACTCTTCTCCTGACCTGACACGGGAaacatttgctttattttcatagaCTTTTCTTGCATGAGAACCTCTAGAAAACAATGATATCCATAATAGACAAAGCCAAAATAGAATTCATATATTTGTCTAGCAGTCTCATAAGCTTTCTATCTACTTAAATCcagtgattttctttaaaaatcacttgcttttttaaagaaagttgcaATAAAGAGTTTCTACCTTTGTTTATAATGGATCGGTACCCTCCAATTTCTATAATAGGTAGCCCCTCACCTGttgcttcttctttcttctacacAGGCTGTTTTTCCTTGTGTGCTTCCAAGGACAGAGCAAACCCTACAGGGGCACCTGCTTCAGCTGAAACTCTCCTTCTCCTAGCTCCACCCTTAGACGTGGTTGGAAACAAAAATCTTTCTTCACCCCAGAGGAGTTAGTATCACTCCTAGGTAAGCTTTCAGTAAGGTGTAAAGTTGCTTCTGCCTTTGTCTAcatccaacctttttttttttggacattagcagctcttcttttctgtttccctCTGAAAAGAACCAAAATTTTGCCAAAGTCACTAATCTTGTTTCCCTCTTAAAGGGAGCAGATTTCAATATAATTGGATCCTTCTACTCTTCTGTATTTTCCTGGTGCCTTAACAGTCATCCTTAGGGAACATAATTTTTCCCTCTTCAAATTCAGTCTGGGAAAGGTGAAAGCAGTACCCAcagtctttattgtttttaaacaTCCAAGGGTTTCCCAACTCAAGCGTgaaagtaaactttaaaaatgcAGTTATCAAAATTGTCTTTAGATACTTCTGTGCAAAAAGACAGAAGTAACTGCAGCCTATTTAATGGTTCAGTAATTACTAGAATATGTGATTTACATACTCCACCTGTGCAAGATGAGAGAAGAGAGTGTAGGCAGAGACATTATACAAGAAGATACTGCCATTCTTGCATGCAAGAAAATGCAATGTGAATAAATACTCTTCCTGACATTGAGAACCCCTGGAACTAACCAGGGAAATTAATGACTACTGACTCCAGCATCTTCCCCActgcaaaaggacagaaagagttAACTTCTCCCTAGTGTAAAAGaatcatttttctccttctccagggACCAGGCTCACTTTACAATGGATTCTTTGTGTAGTCAGTCACTTACAAAGATGAACTATGCTTATGGCCAAAACCTCCTGTAAAGCATTGTGGATTTCTCCTTATCCATCTGCCTGCCTTCAGCCACTTTATCCACCCATCCTCCAGATCTGTCCTAAGTACTTACATCCTCTTCTTGGTCTTCTTAGTCAGCACTTTAAACATGTAGGAGGAAAATATTGTATAATTTCAGGGCATGACCCAGGCCTGCCAAAAATTCTTATTGGAATGTGGactgtaaaatattttcataaattttaccCATAATGTCTACCGTTCATTGGCTATTAGAGACTCCTTTCTGAGTAGTCATTAAATGGCACTATAAAAGGAAGATGCTACCATTGGATTCTTAGTGTCTATCTACTCTCTTCTCAGAAtagaatgaataataattaatGGACCATATGCTTTCAAATTAAAGAACAGATTTGGAGAtagaatattttttgttgttaaatccTTCCAACTCACTTCCTTAAAGGGAACTACTCGACatcatgggaggctgagacacaGTGAACACAGTTCATAAATCAAGAACTACTGTCTGACTCTGCTCTTTTGTGCTGCCAAATGAAAAGAAGTTCTAATTTGAAATGGCTTTCAGTTGGTATCATTTTGAATTCCAGCAGTGCCAGAAACTGTTACAAACAAGACATTTGAAAACACCTTCCAAGCTGCTAATCAGTGAATGGAATTTCAACTAATACAAGTTACAATTGAGCAAATTTGaatgtgtgggaaatttgttgatGAACAATGAGACAATTTCAGAGATACAAATTACAACTGTGAGAATTTTGCCTCCAACTAACTACATCTTTTAGTGTGATTCATTATGTTCATCATTTTTTTCAACTTGTCCAGAGGCAAGCATGTACATTGTGTTTAGGTTCCTACATTTTAATcatttgttctttaaattttcaattcataaatgatacatttttaaGGACAAATGCCTACAAATCACATGATAGGTAATCAAAGTCATCATATTCAAGCTTATCTATTTCTCAGCCTAGACAATGAGCAAAGGTGTTTATGGAgactcatttttcaaaatggctagataaaaataaacatttattaatctCTTGGTTAGTATATTGTGTTGAGTGCCTTTTCAACTGCTTGCCATTTGCATTAATGATACTTAATATTTGTGTTTCTTAGGATTAAAAGGCAGTCTTAACATTACTTTAATTGCTTTCATAATCCTCTTGCCACCACCAATTAGACCATGAAAAAGCATTTGTAATCTTGcaattttggtgggtttttttgcatGTTCCTCTCTAGAAATTGATGACGCCTGTTTCCATTGTGttcaaaattccttttttaaaattaggaatggAAATTAGATCAAgtgtaattataaaattatggaaAATGAAGTTCAAAGGCCAATGCTGAATGAAGTAAAATCTATTTTGCCAGGTAGTTAATGACATATGTAGGGAAAGGGCCAGGATTCCTTCATCATGGCACTGGTTCTTTCACAGATGGAGCTAGAGGAAATGATAATGCATAAAAAATAAGGACAGCAAGTCCTCAGAACTTCATTGAAGTTCATTAAAATGTCCAAAGACACTTAGAAAGGCCTTAAGAAGCAAGGTGACTCACTTCAACTCACAAAGGAAagctgagaaagagaaaattggaGGGATCAGCTAATTCAGTCCTGATAGCCATGTTTCTCATACCTTGTCAGTGTATTAAGACAAAgaatcatttcttcattggctagGATCTGCTTTTAGCCTTAACTTTCTAGGCCTTTGTATggattcaagagaaaaaaaatctttttctagtTCAGCACATTGACAATCGGCCATAAACATAACAAGaagcatcttcaacaaaaaatAAGCAGATGACATTTCACATATTTTTGCTTATCCACTTGACACAAAGTTGCCCCAATCAGACTTAAAAATTCTGAAGTATCTTTTTCTCTGCTGATTTTCTACATCCTTTCAAATTCTACAATTTGAAACAATTTTGCCAGGTAAACTGCTCTTGCACATAGTTCTCAAAATGTAAGATTTTCTTCTGCATATCCAGGGTACAATACAATGGTTAAGACTTTACAAGTTTGTGTCACATTGATGATAAAATTCAATCTTCTCATAAATCcttaacataaaatattaattatcgGCCATGTATAATTTAAGATGCACCATAAAATGGTCTAAACTATTTTTGGTGAAATCCAATTATTACGCCTATGGCCTTTTAGGTGAACAAGTACTTTCTTTACCACATAAAGCATCTGAGGTAGTTAACAGTTGAGTCATTAGTAATCAAATTACTCTCCTGGCAGCTATTAGATGAGATAAGTTTTGGTGGAAATGTGAGAGCCAATGGGgtggagagaagaaaagatggcCTAATTCCTCACACAGGCCATAGTCTTGAGAAACAGACTCCTctctggggaagagggagggggtggggaaaagtAGAGTCAGTAGGGATGTAGACCAGGTATGGGTGGGCTCTCATGGCTGAAAAAGAGGGTGTTCAGTTAGGACAGACTCCTAAAAAAAGTTCAGCTACTTTGTTATTTTGTTCAAAACCTGTTCTGCAACTTCTTGCCTTGGAATGATGCCAAAACTTATCTTGCCTAGATTTTTCATAAGACATGCAGACAACACTCAGATGGAGGTCTTCATTCAGGTACTGGAATTCTGCTTCATTCAAAACCTACTGGATACCATCTTTGCTACTCCAAATCTCCCCTGACACCGGTTCTCAAAGTTTCTCCATGATGAACAGATCCTTGGCTTGCCCGTGCTTCCGCTCAGCTCTTCTCATTCCCAGTACAGAGCATGGGATGACGGCCTGCAGCTCTTATTCCACTTctgttccttcctccctcccaactCAACCTTCTCACCCTAATCCAATGTCTCAGGGGCAATGACTTTTACCTTTTTCCTGACTTAACTTACATTTTCGTTTCCTGAATCAATTCAGTAGAGTTTTGTACCAGTGCATTCTAGAAAGGGGTTATAATGCATTCTGAGCAAACAACCAGCATGGAAGCTGGGGCTGGGGAGAAGAAACACCTTAATTGTGACATTATCTGGAGATCCTAATTCCAGCccaatcttttttcttcattataaatCCTGCTTCAGTCAAAAATATTGCTATaattataaagaaatagaaacttgAGACCAGGATTGCCCCACTTTCTAGATGTTAAGATTGTATAAACATCAATATGATCCttactgtatacatgtattgaaatatcacactacattgcaaaatatgtgaaattatcatatgtcaattaaaatagaataaattacAACAAAATGATACAAATTATAATCCTATGTAAtctggtttaaaaataaaattagattaattaaaaaaaaagctaaaagaatCTGGGTATTTTGATAACACAAAGAAACCTTACTTGGGATCCAGACTCTAGTTCCTAGTTTGTTCTCCTGAAAACTActtttctctgaacctcagtgtaCTCATTCAATACCTAAGCCACCAAGTTACTAGGAGGATTGGATGAAATAATGGATGAGGATCCTCTATATACTGTGACAAACACATAGTAGCCACTCACTAATTATTGCTTGAAGCTGAATCCCACGAGGACTCAATTTCCCCCCATAAAGTATCAGAACATTTGCTGCTCAAAAACCTTTCCACTGGCATATTAGGTGAGATAAGATGTGTTCCCAATACACATTTCTATTTAAATTCAGGGATGTTATCACAATTGTTCCACCACTTCAGCTACCAGGGACACTTCTCTATTCTTACACTAGCTCCCCAAAGCCCCAACTGTTCCATCCTcatactctctttctctctctacacCCACACATACATTCAATTCAGTTGAAGAATTTTACTATTATTTACTCTGAAGAACTAACCTAAAGGAAATAAGACCAACAAGCTTGGTTGAGTTAACAGgttaaaaaaattagcaaggtAATTATCATGCTTATTCTTTGACATAAATTGTGTGTACAATATTCCACTAAAATGGTTCTGATACTTTCTCTTGTTCTTATCTTGAAAATCAGCCCGCCCATCCCTGTCTTGGTTGGACGTTAGCCAAAATCGCTTAGATTTTACCTTGAGCTAGATGTGGGTAGGTACAGAAGTTTGTTATGATAAGATTCTGTCTCTTTAAAGGACACCATTCAATCTGTGCTGTGCAAAGAAAGCATTTCCCCAATGACCTCTAAATTACCTATTGGAGAATTTATTACTaattatttttgctctttttaaaaattcctcactttaaaaaactgaattcccTCTATGTGCCAGACCTACACACTTCAGGACACTGGAGAACAGAATTGCACCTTTGTGGAAGTAACCTTTGAGAGCTGAACATGAAAACAATAAAGTCAGACGATCTGTGGTAGTCATAACTACCGTggagaaagcaaataaaatgacAGCGTGGAGAAGGGCCCAGGAGCAAGAGGGCAGGTTGCTGTGTATCAAGGGCCATCTGGGAAGTCTTGGCTCAGGGCCTGACTTTCAAGTTCACAGTGCGTTCTTCACGCCTAGCCTTAGGTAAAATGCTCCCAACTCATACCTAGATCTCCagcttattttgtttgtttaagacataGTCACTATCTGGTTGTTAAGGCTCTCACTATTTACAGGTGTAGTTGGCTGCAGATTCCCTTGTTCTAAGGTAATTTTATGATCTGGTTCTCATAAGAACCTATCATTACAGGCACTCATCTGCACTTTATCACTGAATTCAGGTTTTTCCTGATCTCTTACCTGGTTTTATCTGGTTCACATAACAGCCTACCTTCTAACTTTTCTCTTGGCTCTTTCAAGCAAAGTGTTAATTCTAAACCTGAAATATAACTTTCTGCTACTACATAATATGATCTTTCAATAGAGTGGATAAAGAAACAGGAATATGGAGACCTGCATCCTAGTTTGGGTTCTACTGCATCTCTGCTGCATTATGTCATCATCTCATGAATATTTTTGAgtctcattttatatatttaaaacatgagAACAATAATTGATTTACCTCAAAATGTTCTGTGAggcataaataatataatatgaaaaaattacgATAGATAGAACCTTAGAAACTCTTTTTATAGCCTTCTAACCAAGATAAATATCTCTTCACTGAAAGCCTGTCGTAATGTGTCCTTATCTTGTCTGAGAGAGCTAGATGCCCGAGCTATGTTTCAAAAGATGAATCAGAGTTAActaaataagagaggaaaaaaatttatCCTGGCAGAAGAATAAGTCTTTACCAACGTTCTGTGGCTCAAAGATCCAAAGAACTGAATGTGGCCAGGGTGAAGTGGAGCAGAGAATTCCTGCTAGGGAGAGAGAGCTAGAGCACAAAAAAATCTTATAGGCAGTAATTCAAAGCTTGAATCTTTCTCCCAAGAACAGTGGAATCTATTGAAGTACCTTAACTAAGGGCATTGTGCAataacatttgcattttaaaaagatcacacTGGCTGTCAGGTAGAAAGTTGGTTGGAGAAATTGAAGAGCAAATGAGGACAGGTAAGGATCAGGTAAGAGATGATTGTGGCTGGGATTAAGATGATGTCACTGGATACAGCAGAAGCCATCTCTCACTATTGTGTTTCTTCTTGGAGCAGATGTACAGTAACCAATCAAA is a window from the Castor canadensis chromosome 11, mCasCan1.hap1v2, whole genome shotgun sequence genome containing:
- the Kcnj16 gene encoding inward rectifier potassium channel 16; the encoded protein is MPKAQERMSYHGSNYQFVNVDPTYPGYPPEHVRAEKRRARRRLLHKDGSCNVYFKHIFGEWGSYVVDIFTTLVDTKWRHMFVIFSLSYILSWLIFGSIFWLIAFHHGDLLNDPDITPCVDNVHSFTAAFLFSLETQTTIGYGYRCVTEECSVAVLMVILQSILSCIINTFIIGAALAKMATARKRAQTIRFSYFALIGMRDGKLCLMWRIGDFRPNHVVEGTVRAQLLRYTEDSEGRMTMAFKDLKLVNDQIILVTPVTIVHEIDHESPLYALDRKAVAKDNFEILVTFIYTGDSTGTSHQSRSSYVPREILWGHRFNDVLEVKRKYYKVNCLQFEGSVEVYAPFCSAKQLDWKDQQLLNMEKAPPVGGSGTSDTNVRQKSFSAVAIVSSCENPEETTTSTLNECKEAPYQKAVLTLNRISVESQM